The Sesamum indicum cultivar Zhongzhi No. 13 linkage group LG1, S_indicum_v1.0, whole genome shotgun sequence genome includes a window with the following:
- the LOC105164464 gene encoding protein TOO MANY MOUTHS, producing MKSLLTTLLLLVLAANAGLGVVSFTVIMSDSGLLDGPHSALPTSNNGAQTDAREQEAVYDIMRATGNDWATDIPDVCRGRWHGIECMPDKDNVFHVVSLSFGALSDDTAFPTCDLARSSISPSITKLPHLRTLFFYRCFTSNPQPIPSFLGHLGSSLQSLVLRENGHIGPIPYELANLTRLTVLDLHRNNLNGSIPVSLGRITGLRSLDLSCNRLSGSIPNISFPALSVLNLNQNHLTGPLPTTLFTSNSLIKIDLSRNRISGPIPNLSNLKDLILLDISYNTLTGPLPQSLPGLESLQALILNGNPSMSTTIPETAFVGLNNLMILGLSNMNLEGPIPASLGRLTTLRMLHLDGNRFNGTIPVSFANLDSLSELRLENNRLTGPIPFKRERVWRMGRKLRLNNNSGLCYDAKSGLGDDLDTLSCAGIGHCETANGGAGVSVQHISTDDDGDHKLKHSSTKSGAASLAKRGSISRKMIELIVIFLFLLILF from the coding sequence ATGAAATCCCTTCTCACTACGTTGTTGCTTTTAGTACTAGCAGCCAACGCTGGGTTGGGCGTAGTGTCCTTCACTGTCATCATGTCTGATTCAGGCCTGCTCGACGGCCCACACTCTGCCCTCCCCACCTCCAACAATGGAGCTCAGACTGATGCTAGAGAGCAAGAAGCGGTGTATGATATCATGAGAGCTACCGGAAATGACTGGGCTACCGATATCCCTGACGTTTGTCGTGGCCGGTGGCATGGCATCGAGTGCATGCCCGATAAAGACAATGTCTTTCACGTCGTGTCGCTCTCGTTTGGGGCGTTGTCCGACGACACCGCCTTCCCTACTTGTGACCTCGCCCGCTCCTCTATCTCGCCTTCCATCACCAAGCTCCCTCATCTACGAACTCTATTCTTTTATCGTTGTTTTACTAGCAATCCTCAGCCAATCCCATCATTTTTGGGTCATTTGGGATCCTCTCTGCAGTCCTTAGTACTAAGGGAAAATGGGCACATTGGCCCAATCCCATATGAACTAGCCAATCTCACACGTTTAACTGTCTTGGACCTTCATAGAAACAATCTCAACGGTTCGATTCCGGTTTCTTTGGGTAGGATCACCGGTCTAAGGTCGTTAGACTTGAGTTGCAACAGATTGTCCGGTTCAATTCCCAATATCTCGTTCCCTGCACTAAGTGTCCTAAACCTCAACCAAAACCATCTCACCGGTCCATTACCAACCACTCTCTTCACCAGCAATTCTCTCATAAAAATAGACCTAAGCCGAAACCGTATCTCCGGTCCAATCCCAAATCTAAGCAATCTAAAAGACCTCATCCTCTTAGACATAAGCTACAACACTCTAACCGGCCCACTCCCACAATCTCTCCCGGGCTTAGAATCCTTACAAGCACTCATCCTCAACGGCAACCCATCAATGTCGACAACGATCCCAGAAACGGCTTTCGTCGGACTGAACAACCTAATGATCCTCGGACTATCGAACATGAACTTGGAAGGGCCAATACCAGCATCGCTAGGCCGGCTAACGACGTTGCGGATGCTCCACCTAGACGGCAACCGATTCAACGGCACCATCCCCGTGAGCTTCGCCAACTTAGACAGTCTAAGTGAGCTGAGGCTGGAGAACAACAGATTGACAGGGCCAATTCCATTCAAGAGAGAAAGGGTTTGGAGGATGGGAAGAAAATTGAGGCTTAACAATAATTCAGGTTTATGCTATGATGCAAAAAGTGGACTAGGAGATGATTTGGACACATTGTCTTGTGCTGGAATTGGACATTGTGAGACAGCAAATGGTGGGGCTGGAGTATCAGTTCAACATATTTCCACAGATGATGATGGAGATCATAAGTTAAAACATTCAAGCACAAAATCAGGTGCTGCTTCACTTGCCAAAAGAGgttcaatttcaagaaagatgATTGAGCTCAtagtcattttcttgtttcttttaattttattttga